The Mustelus asterias unplaced genomic scaffold, sMusAst1.hap1.1 HAP1_SCAFFOLD_4642, whole genome shotgun sequence genome contains the following window.
ACTGCAGGACGAGCTTacgttttttttaaatacttaaaTAGCTTTTGGGGAAACAAAAAATTTTCTGGGGAGTTTTTCAAAGACAAGAGACAGGGACAGAAAAAAAAGAAACCTAGGATAatgttcctttaaaaaaaatcccacccactgaatAAGAGAGGCCAATCAGAGGGGCGGCAGCTTGGACCAATCAGGGAGTGGGGCAGGAGAGACTGATATACTGTAGCCGTAAACAAACTTCTggcaaaaaaaaagtttctttTGCAAGTTTGCAGCGAGGCAGCAGCACAGCGACTTACCGAGGGGAATTTGACAGCCTGCCCCGcactgctctccatctctctgggtGACTCATATGGACATCGCCCGCTAGCTGTCTGACTGCTCAGAGGACTTCGTCCCTTGTGTTTGAAATGCACTAATCCAAGCATGACTTTAAAATACCAACCTGATTTGGACTGAGCTTGCATTTTGCAAAGTTGAACTTTTTTATCATTTGTCTTGCAGTTTTTAATTCCATCGTTGCAAAGATTTTTCTTTTGCCTTTTTTTTGGATTGCAAAGTGTCTCTTTTGCAGTTTTGCCTCTCTCAAAAAATCAGACATTTGTGGCTGCAATCAGACCCATCGGATTTGCCAAGTCGATGCTGAACATGACGGAAGAACACGATAAGATATTGGCGGAGGGGGCGTGCAGCCCGGCTTGCAGCGGCTCCGAGAGCGAGTCGGTGGGTTCCCCGGGCTCCCTGTCGGACAGCGAGGCTCAGCACGCCGGCCTGTCCGAGCCGGAGGACGGCGGCGGCGGCTGCGGCCGCCCGCTCTCCTCCGCCAACGGCAAGAAGATGAGCGGCgaggaggacgagcgcttccccG
Protein-coding sequences here:
- the LOC144491175 gene encoding transcription factor Sox-8-like, which codes for MLNMTEEHDKILAEGACSPACSGSESESVGSPGSLSDSEAQHAGLSEPEDGGGGCGRPLSSANGKKMSGEEDERFPACIREAVSQVLKGYDWTLVPMPVRINGTSKNKPHVKRPMNAFMVWAQAARRKLADQYPHLHNAELSKTLGKLWR